Proteins encoded in a region of the Paenibacillus sp. W2I17 genome:
- a CDS encoding Dabb family protein encodes MSSITHMVTFTLYAGKDTPEAEAFLKESSDALAVIPGVEQFQVLKQVSEKNEFDYSFSMVFADQAAYDAYNNHPVHRQYVEERWEKEVSRFQEIDLIQHHN; translated from the coding sequence ATGAGCAGCATCACACATATGGTAACGTTTACACTTTACGCGGGTAAAGATACACCGGAGGCCGAAGCCTTTTTGAAGGAAAGTTCGGATGCACTGGCTGTCATTCCTGGCGTAGAGCAATTTCAGGTTCTGAAACAGGTAAGTGAGAAGAATGAGTTCGATTACAGCTTCTCGATGGTCTTTGCAGATCAGGCTGCGTATGATGCATACAACAATCACCCGGTTCACCGTCAATATGTAGAAGAGCGTTGGGAAAAGGAAGTCAGTCGCTTCCAGGAAATTGATCTTATTCAACATCATAATTAA
- a CDS encoding glycoside hydrolase family 52 protein, with protein MSTFKSIFYNAHHAPIGAFASFTLGYKGAKGGLGLELGKPADQNIYIGLQSRDGENYQALPFYEASEDESSRYDVEKLENGDTASTNATKAPQPLITAFRDEDITREFTSGTDTWTAGDLTFRIYSPVRPVPDPTNGDREELMDALVPAVLVEMTIDNTEGQQSRKAYFGYQGNDPYSAMRLIGGPEGGSITGVGQGRLTAIMSADDGVWPARGFTLEKLLQEKHRENLAFGLGSTAALLMEVPAGEKRTYQFAVCFYRGGIVTTGMDTTYWYTRYFSDIQAAGEYALQRFSELTASCGEVEQRLGSAALTEDQSFMLAHSIHSYYASTQLLDADGEPLWVVNEGEYRMMNTLDLTADQLYFELALNPWTVRNELEWFVKRYSYTDQVRFPGEEKLYPGGITFTHDMGVANVFSRPGHSAYELVGIDDCFSQMSHEELVNWLCCATVYIEQTQDQAFAKNMLPVIQDCFESMLNRDHPDAEQRNGLMGLDSSRTQGGAEITTYDSLDVSLGQSRNNIYLAGKCWAVYVALEKLFATEKLADLSHQAGLQADHCAASIAAQLTDGGYIPAVIAENNDSRIIPAIEGLVFPYFTGCEAALDVNGRFGPYLKALQTHLKTVLVPGTCLFEDGGWKLSSTSNNSWLSKIYLSQFIARELLGVEWNETGKAADAAHVNWLLHPEESYWCWSDQILSGVAVGSKYYPRGVTSILWLLEGKGNHLGQIYASKEAVQ; from the coding sequence ATGAGCACATTCAAATCCATCTTTTATAATGCCCATCACGCACCGATTGGTGCTTTTGCGAGTTTTACACTGGGTTACAAAGGAGCCAAAGGAGGGCTGGGTCTTGAACTCGGCAAGCCGGCAGACCAGAACATATATATTGGATTACAATCTCGCGATGGCGAAAATTATCAGGCGCTTCCTTTTTATGAAGCTTCCGAGGATGAGAGCAGCCGCTATGATGTAGAGAAGTTGGAGAATGGGGACACGGCGTCGACAAACGCGACCAAAGCTCCACAACCTCTTATTACGGCTTTTCGCGATGAAGATATTACACGTGAATTTACCTCAGGTACGGATACGTGGACTGCTGGAGATCTGACGTTCCGTATCTACTCGCCTGTACGTCCAGTACCTGATCCAACGAATGGGGATCGTGAAGAATTAATGGATGCACTCGTACCTGCCGTATTGGTTGAGATGACGATTGACAATACGGAAGGTCAACAATCCCGCAAAGCCTACTTTGGTTATCAGGGCAATGATCCGTACTCTGCGATGCGTCTGATTGGGGGACCGGAAGGTGGCTCCATCACAGGTGTGGGACAAGGTCGACTTACAGCAATTATGTCTGCAGATGACGGAGTGTGGCCCGCCCGCGGATTTACGCTGGAGAAACTGTTGCAGGAGAAACATCGGGAGAATCTGGCTTTTGGACTTGGCTCAACCGCTGCACTACTGATGGAGGTTCCGGCTGGAGAGAAACGTACGTATCAATTCGCAGTATGTTTCTATCGCGGGGGCATTGTGACGACAGGAATGGACACAACGTATTGGTATACGCGGTACTTCTCCGATATTCAGGCAGCAGGAGAGTATGCACTACAACGCTTTAGTGAGTTGACTGCATCCTGTGGAGAGGTTGAACAGCGCCTTGGATCGGCTGCTTTGACCGAAGATCAATCATTCATGCTTGCTCATTCCATTCACAGCTATTATGCCAGTACTCAACTGCTGGATGCCGATGGTGAGCCACTCTGGGTGGTGAACGAAGGGGAGTATCGGATGATGAACACACTTGATCTGACGGCTGATCAGTTGTACTTCGAGCTTGCCTTGAATCCATGGACGGTTCGTAATGAGCTGGAGTGGTTTGTGAAACGATACAGTTATACGGATCAGGTTCGTTTCCCGGGGGAAGAGAAGTTATATCCGGGCGGAATTACCTTTACCCATGATATGGGTGTTGCCAATGTGTTCTCACGCCCTGGACACTCGGCATATGAGCTGGTTGGCATTGACGACTGTTTCTCACAGATGAGCCACGAGGAGCTGGTGAACTGGCTCTGCTGCGCGACAGTATACATTGAACAGACACAGGATCAAGCTTTTGCGAAAAACATGTTGCCTGTTATCCAAGATTGCTTCGAAAGCATGCTTAATCGTGACCATCCCGACGCTGAGCAGCGTAACGGTCTGATGGGTCTTGATAGTAGCCGTACCCAAGGTGGAGCGGAGATTACAACTTACGACAGCCTGGATGTGTCACTTGGTCAGTCTCGCAATAATATCTATCTGGCGGGTAAATGTTGGGCGGTCTATGTTGCATTGGAGAAGCTGTTCGCAACTGAGAAGTTGGCCGATCTGTCCCATCAAGCTGGGCTTCAAGCGGATCACTGCGCTGCCAGTATTGCTGCACAGTTGACTGATGGCGGCTACATTCCAGCTGTTATTGCAGAAAATAATGATTCTCGAATCATTCCGGCGATTGAAGGTTTGGTGTTCCCGTACTTTACAGGCTGTGAAGCAGCACTGGATGTCAATGGTCGTTTTGGACCTTATCTGAAAGCACTCCAAACTCATCTGAAAACGGTTCTTGTACCGGGAACATGTCTGTTCGAAGATGGAGGCTGGAAACTGTCCTCAACAAGCAATAATTCGTGGCTGAGCAAAATCTATTTGTCACAGTTTATCGCTAGAGAGCTGCTGGGTGTGGAATGGAACGAGACAGGCAAGGCAGCAGACGCGGCTCATGTCAACTGGCTGCTGCATCCGGAGGAATCCTACTGGTGCTGGAGTGACCAGATCCTGTCTGGTGTGGCGGTTGGCAGCAAGTACTATCCGCGTGGTGTAACGTCGATTCTATGGCTACTCGAAGGAAAAGGGAATCACCTTGGGCAGATCTATGCCAGCAAGGAGGCGGTACAATGA
- a CDS encoding type B 50S ribosomal protein L31: protein MPKVDIHPKTQLVIFYDASADFKFLSSSTKFSNETMEWEDGNSYPVIRVDTSSASHPFFTGKQRNVDIGGRVDKFNRKYNITK, encoded by the coding sequence ATGCCAAAAGTTGACATCCATCCAAAGACACAACTCGTAATTTTTTACGATGCAAGTGCTGATTTCAAATTCCTGAGTTCTTCCACGAAGTTCTCTAACGAAACTATGGAATGGGAAGACGGTAACTCTTACCCAGTAATCCGTGTGGACACTAGTTCCGCATCCCACCCATTCTTCACTGGTAAACAAAGAAACGTGGATATCGGTGGCCGTGTTGATAAATTTAACCGTAAATACAACATCACCAAATAA
- a CDS encoding NAD(P)-dependent alcohol dehydrogenase, which translates to MGQHQLPETMKAAIMTEPGHIIIEEQPVPQPEADEVLIQVMAVGVCGSDVHYFEHGRIGRFVVEKPIILGHECAGIIAAVGSNVSRLKTGDRVAIEPGVTCGRCTACKEGRYNLCPDVQFLATPPVDGAFVQYMVMREDMVFPIPDHLSYEEAAMNEPFSVGIHAARRSKLAPGTTLAIMGMGPVGLMAVAAAKSFGVEKIIVTDLEEVRLEAARRMGATHTINVRNEDALAVIRELTGGVGVDTAWETAGNPKALQSALYSLRRGGKLAIVGLPAQDEIALNVPFIADNEVDIYGIFRYANTYPAGIEFLSSGQHDVMSLITDRYSLEETQQAMERALHNKSGSLKVMVYPNGM; encoded by the coding sequence ATGGGACAACATCAACTGCCCGAGACCATGAAAGCTGCTATCATGACAGAGCCAGGACACATTATTATTGAGGAACAACCCGTCCCGCAACCGGAAGCGGATGAGGTGTTAATCCAAGTGATGGCTGTCGGGGTGTGTGGCTCGGATGTGCATTATTTTGAACATGGACGCATTGGCAGATTTGTGGTGGAGAAACCGATCATTCTGGGTCATGAGTGTGCGGGGATCATTGCTGCTGTTGGCTCGAACGTATCACGTCTAAAAACAGGGGATCGGGTTGCTATTGAGCCTGGGGTGACTTGCGGACGTTGCACGGCATGTAAGGAAGGTCGCTATAACCTGTGTCCTGATGTACAATTTCTGGCGACCCCTCCGGTGGATGGAGCATTTGTACAATACATGGTGATGCGTGAAGATATGGTATTCCCAATCCCGGATCATCTGTCTTATGAGGAAGCAGCTATGAACGAGCCATTCTCTGTCGGTATTCACGCTGCACGCCGCAGCAAACTGGCTCCGGGTACAACCCTGGCGATTATGGGCATGGGTCCCGTTGGACTCATGGCCGTGGCAGCTGCCAAATCTTTCGGTGTAGAGAAGATCATAGTAACGGATCTGGAGGAAGTTAGGCTGGAAGCAGCTCGCCGCATGGGTGCCACGCATACCATTAATGTGCGGAATGAAGATGCGCTGGCTGTGATTCGCGAGTTAACAGGTGGCGTGGGTGTAGATACCGCATGGGAAACAGCGGGGAATCCAAAGGCGTTACAATCTGCTCTGTATTCACTTCGACGTGGAGGAAAACTTGCGATTGTGGGCCTGCCTGCACAGGACGAGATCGCACTCAATGTTCCCTTTATTGCGGACAATGAAGTTGATATCTATGGCATATTCCGTTATGCCAATACGTATCCGGCAGGAATTGAATTTCTGAGCTCCGGTCAGCATGACGTGATGTCCCTGATTACAGATCGTTATTCACTCGAAGAGACACAGCAAGCGATGGAGCGTGCATTACACAATAAAAGCGGCAGTCTGAAGGTCATGGTATATCCGAACGGTATGTAA
- a CDS encoding SDR family NAD(P)-dependent oxidoreductase, whose product MQLDLSGKTALVTGATGQLGRVIARTLAACGANLALHYINNDTKARELQGEIEALGRQAVIVQGDITKQDTAFRMRDEIQSVLGGVDIVVANAVIQYEWTTVLEQSPEDYLSQFESCVMQSVYLAKAFIPHMQDIRAGRFIGINTECAMQNFAHQSAYTAGKRGMDGVYRVLAKEVGEYQITVNQIAPGWTISERDRSSEPGHDEAYTRTVPLKRRGEDQEIANAVAFLASDLSSFITGAYIPVSGGNVMPAI is encoded by the coding sequence ATGCAATTGGATCTCTCAGGAAAAACGGCTCTGGTTACAGGCGCAACCGGACAGCTGGGGAGAGTCATCGCCCGCACGTTGGCAGCCTGTGGCGCCAATCTGGCTCTACATTACATAAATAATGATACCAAGGCTCGGGAGCTTCAGGGTGAGATTGAAGCACTCGGTCGTCAGGCTGTTATTGTACAGGGAGATATTACAAAGCAGGATACAGCATTTCGGATGCGTGATGAGATTCAGTCTGTCCTCGGCGGAGTGGATATCGTTGTTGCCAATGCGGTCATTCAATATGAATGGACAACGGTGTTGGAACAGTCTCCTGAAGATTACTTGAGCCAGTTTGAATCCTGTGTCATGCAGAGTGTGTATCTTGCCAAAGCTTTCATTCCACATATGCAAGATATCAGAGCCGGTCGGTTCATTGGCATCAATACGGAATGTGCGATGCAAAACTTCGCTCATCAATCGGCCTACACCGCTGGTAAGCGTGGAATGGATGGTGTATATCGCGTGCTTGCCAAGGAGGTTGGTGAGTATCAGATTACCGTAAACCAGATTGCACCTGGATGGACAATTAGTGAACGTGATCGTTCCAGTGAGCCTGGACATGATGAGGCATATACGCGTACTGTGCCGCTGAAGCGCAGGGGGGAGGATCAGGAGATCGCCAATGCGGTAGCTTTTCTCGCTTCGGATCTGTCCTCATTTATCACTGGTGCCTATATCCCGGTAAGTGGTGGCAATGTGATGCCTGCTATCTAG
- the poxB gene encoding ubiquinone-dependent pyruvate dehydrogenase, with protein MKKTVADVLVESLLNAGIKRIYGIVGDSLNAVLDSIRRSGKIEWIHVRHEEVAAFAAGADAQVSGSIAVCAGSSGPGNMHLINGLYDCHRNRVPVLAIAAHIPSDEIGSEYFQATHPEYLFQECSDYCEVITTAKQMPRSLTMAIQTAVARSGVSVVVLPGDVAGLEAADLPVPEHVYHATNPVVHPSEPELVKLAEYLNQGKKITLLCGAGCAGAREPLMQLCDRLKSPMVIALRGKEYLEYDNPYSLGLTGLIGYSSGYHAMMDCDVLLMLGTDFPYRQFYPEDAKVLQVDIQSSHLGRRTKLDYGVCGDVKATIETLLPYLTEEHSDKHLRKSVDRYVKVRKDLDELAVGKPGKKPIHPQYLTKVISDAAAENAIFTCDVGTPTVWAARYIEMSRNRRLLGSFSHGTMANALPQAIGAQVADPGRQVISLSGDGGITMLMGDLLTLKQHNLPIKIVVFNNGALGFVELEMKAAGFLESGTELVNPNFAMVAQAMGMEGIRVEDPDELEGAVQRALQHDGPVLIDVVVNRQELSLPPKIDIKQAEGFTLWMMKAVLNGRGDEIIELAKTNLLR; from the coding sequence ATGAAAAAAACAGTCGCGGACGTTCTGGTTGAATCCTTATTGAACGCTGGCATCAAACGTATATATGGCATTGTTGGAGACTCCTTGAATGCGGTACTCGACTCCATTCGTCGTTCTGGGAAGATTGAATGGATTCATGTACGTCATGAAGAAGTAGCTGCATTTGCTGCTGGGGCGGACGCTCAGGTCAGTGGAAGTATCGCTGTCTGCGCAGGTAGCAGTGGTCCTGGTAATATGCATCTGATCAATGGTCTGTACGATTGTCACCGCAATCGTGTTCCTGTACTCGCCATCGCTGCACATATCCCAAGTGACGAGATTGGCAGTGAATATTTTCAGGCGACCCATCCGGAGTATCTGTTTCAGGAATGTAGTGATTATTGTGAAGTCATTACAACAGCAAAACAGATGCCGCGTTCTCTGACGATGGCCATTCAGACAGCAGTTGCACGTTCAGGTGTGTCCGTCGTTGTATTGCCGGGCGATGTAGCAGGACTTGAAGCAGCGGATCTGCCTGTGCCTGAGCACGTGTATCATGCGACTAATCCCGTGGTACATCCTTCTGAGCCTGAACTCGTGAAACTGGCGGAGTATCTGAATCAAGGCAAGAAAATTACGTTATTGTGCGGTGCAGGCTGCGCGGGCGCTCGGGAACCCCTTATGCAGCTCTGTGATCGCTTGAAATCCCCGATGGTTATTGCGCTACGAGGCAAGGAATATTTGGAGTATGACAACCCCTATTCCTTGGGTCTTACGGGTCTAATTGGGTATTCATCCGGTTATCATGCCATGATGGACTGTGATGTACTATTGATGCTCGGAACGGATTTCCCATATCGTCAATTCTATCCTGAAGATGCGAAAGTCCTTCAGGTCGACATTCAATCTTCCCATTTGGGTCGGCGCACGAAGCTGGATTACGGCGTATGTGGGGATGTAAAAGCGACCATTGAAACTTTGCTTCCTTATCTGACAGAGGAACACAGTGACAAACATCTGCGTAAAAGTGTGGATCGTTATGTGAAAGTACGCAAAGATCTGGACGAGCTGGCCGTTGGAAAACCGGGTAAAAAGCCCATCCACCCGCAGTACCTGACCAAGGTCATTAGTGATGCCGCAGCTGAAAATGCCATCTTTACCTGTGATGTCGGTACTCCGACAGTATGGGCGGCCCGTTATATCGAGATGTCTCGTAATCGCAGACTGCTCGGTTCATTCAGTCATGGTACGATGGCAAACGCTTTGCCACAGGCAATTGGCGCTCAGGTCGCTGATCCGGGCAGACAAGTCATCTCTTTGTCGGGTGATGGTGGTATTACGATGCTGATGGGTGATCTGTTGACATTGAAACAGCATAATCTGCCGATTAAAATTGTGGTGTTTAATAATGGAGCACTCGGTTTTGTTGAGCTGGAGATGAAAGCTGCCGGATTCCTGGAATCGGGAACAGAGCTTGTCAATCCCAACTTTGCGATGGTTGCTCAAGCCATGGGCATGGAAGGTATTCGGGTTGAGGATCCGGATGAACTGGAAGGAGCTGTGCAGCGTGCGCTTCAGCATGATGGTCCTGTGTTAATTGATGTGGTGGTGAATCGTCAGGAATTGTCCTTACCTCCGAAGATTGATATCAAACAGGCGGAAGGATTCACCTTATGGATGATGAAAGCCGTGCTCAACGGACGCGGTGACGAAATTATTGAATTGGCAAAAACGAATTTGCTGCGTTAA
- a CDS encoding SDR family NAD(P)-dependent oxidoreductase, whose translation MSHAGKVAIITGAGSGLGQAAALKLAEKGASIVVVDLVEETGLETVKQIEKLGSKAIFVQADVSKAPEVENYVKKAIEEFGRIDMFFNNAGIAGPGIKLIEHTIEQFDQIIDINLRSVFYGLKYVITEMLKTGGGSILNTASTAGIVGVPAVAPYAATKHGVVGLTRTAAIEYGKDNIRVNAIAPGTIETPMVIQFGKDNPEVFKATVDSIPSGRLGRPEEIANLVSFLLGDEAPYINGAVYPIDGAVTAQ comes from the coding sequence ATGAGTCACGCAGGAAAAGTAGCCATTATTACTGGAGCAGGAAGTGGATTGGGCCAAGCAGCAGCGCTAAAGCTGGCTGAGAAGGGCGCATCCATTGTTGTTGTGGATCTTGTCGAAGAGACAGGTCTTGAAACCGTTAAGCAGATTGAGAAGCTGGGCAGTAAAGCTATTTTTGTACAAGCAGATGTGAGTAAAGCACCTGAAGTTGAGAATTATGTGAAAAAAGCGATCGAAGAGTTCGGACGAATCGACATGTTCTTTAATAATGCAGGTATTGCAGGTCCTGGTATTAAGCTGATTGAACATACGATTGAGCAGTTTGACCAGATCATTGATATTAACCTGAGAAGTGTATTCTACGGGTTGAAGTATGTAATTACTGAAATGCTCAAAACAGGTGGAGGTTCCATTCTGAACACGGCCTCCACAGCCGGTATTGTTGGTGTACCTGCAGTTGCACCTTACGCAGCAACCAAACATGGCGTGGTCGGCTTGACGCGTACTGCTGCAATTGAATATGGCAAGGACAACATTCGTGTAAATGCGATTGCTCCAGGTACAATTGAGACGCCGATGGTCATTCAGTTCGGTAAAGACAACCCTGAAGTGTTCAAGGCAACTGTTGACAGCATTCCATCCGGACGTCTGGGCAGACCGGAAGAGATCGCGAATTTGGTTTCTTTCCTGCTTGGAGATGAAGCGCCGTATATCAATGGTGCAGTATATCCGATCGATGGTGCAGTTACGGCCCAATAA
- a CDS encoding AraC family transcriptional regulator has protein sequence MSSTYLPPTLGESVYEVFYPDVQTTVNLFAIHLRSVGMDWDYPAHEHPQYELNYVTEGEQRMMVNGTLYIQKAGELLLIPPGSIHSSQSHNGKGFTYFCMHFDIDDQLFLSLLARIKQVRFSADSPVTQQIEPVLRKLMSSADDETANTMVQRMQLQSAVFELFGHLWEAVSQEAAQWFTDGHEKIELAHQIRNRLQGLMSQQFKQGHESNGHYGIDDIAAELGISSSHCNRVFKEVFGQSPRAVLSQLVLHEAKLLLGNPKLSVQNIAVMLGYKDIAHFSRQFKRWSGMSPSRYRQEKPAQE, from the coding sequence ATGTCTTCAACGTATTTGCCTCCTACTTTGGGAGAAAGTGTCTATGAAGTTTTTTATCCAGATGTGCAAACAACGGTCAATCTGTTCGCCATTCATTTACGAAGTGTGGGTATGGACTGGGATTATCCGGCGCATGAGCACCCTCAATATGAATTGAATTATGTCACGGAAGGCGAGCAACGCATGATGGTGAACGGTACCTTATATATTCAAAAGGCTGGCGAACTGCTCCTGATTCCTCCGGGAAGCATTCATTCCAGCCAGAGCCATAACGGCAAGGGATTCACGTATTTTTGCATGCATTTTGACATTGATGATCAGTTGTTCCTATCGTTGCTTGCACGTATCAAACAAGTACGATTCAGTGCGGATAGTCCAGTTACACAGCAGATTGAGCCTGTTTTGCGCAAATTGATGTCATCTGCGGATGATGAAACAGCAAATACGATGGTTCAGCGTATGCAGCTGCAATCTGCGGTATTTGAACTATTTGGCCATCTGTGGGAGGCGGTCTCGCAAGAGGCAGCGCAATGGTTTACCGACGGACACGAAAAGATCGAACTCGCCCACCAGATTCGTAATCGATTGCAAGGCCTGATGAGTCAGCAATTCAAACAGGGACACGAGTCCAACGGTCACTATGGCATTGATGATATTGCAGCAGAGCTGGGCATCAGTTCTTCTCACTGTAATCGCGTGTTCAAGGAGGTGTTCGGTCAGTCTCCTCGTGCTGTATTGTCCCAGTTGGTTTTGCATGAAGCGAAGCTTCTTCTGGGCAACCCGAAGCTGTCCGTTCAAAATATTGCTGTCATGCTTGGTTATAAGGATATTGCCCATTTCAG
- a CDS encoding HPr family phosphocarrier protein yields the protein MRVHEFMIHADFHRDDLMSVSSQASRFSSDIILSYMESEHEHRVDVKSLLGMALLPIRYGSVVRLQTRGRDELEALEYMLNVLEKGTA from the coding sequence GTGAGAGTACATGAATTTATGATACACGCTGATTTTCATCGGGATGATTTGATGTCGGTATCTTCTCAAGCGTCACGTTTTTCCTCGGATATTATTTTGTCGTATATGGAGTCTGAGCATGAGCATCGTGTAGATGTCAAAAGCCTGCTTGGAATGGCGTTACTACCCATTCGATATGGTAGTGTTGTCAGATTACAGACAAGAGGCAGGGATGAACTGGAGGCTTTAGAGTACATGTTGAATGTACTGGAGAAAGGGACGGCTTGA
- a CDS encoding alpha-glucuronidase family glycosyl hydrolase: MSQSVIQSALSGPQYDAWLGYHSELPEANGLVQKTAPTWSKLILVEENHGVITTALTELSRGLERLYGVKPSVSHLADAQESERDNHASAPAIRIGTWTGSNSVAGLFSETERSTVQGEGYIIRENETEGVLVIGSETPQGVLYGAFHLLRELTMDQGSAHEADEAVNKWSFITEQPTNALRMINQWDNVDGSIERGYAGESIFYDNGEFTLDLGRIRDYARLLASTGINAISINNVNVHRRESLFLTERYLSDVAKVAAEFRAYGIRLFLSANYASPIEIGGLRTADPLDAQVREWWNIQTAKVYAAIPDFGGYLIKADSENRPGPFTYNRDHADGANMLAEALRPFGGLVIWRCFVYNCKQDWRDRSTDRARAAYDHFTPLDGRFADNVILQIKNGPMDFQVREAVSPLFGAMENTNQVIEFQITQEYTGQQRHLCYLVPQWKEVLDFDTYAKGEGSEIKRIADGSLYKRPCSGFAAVSNIGADACWTGHPLAQANLYGYGRLAWNPELTAEEIADEWVRLTFGHEDEVVRQVTGMLLTSLDIYENYTAPLGVGWMVNPEHHYGPNVDGYEYSKWGTYHFADCHGIGVDRTVNSGTGYTSQYHPENADRYESVDTCPDELILFFHHVPYTHVLHSGKTVIQHIYDTHFEGVAQAEALAETWRGLEGKIDPVIFSKVASLQDNQAEHAKEWRDMINTYFYRKSGIADEQGRTIY; this comes from the coding sequence ATGAGCCAATCCGTCATTCAATCTGCCTTGTCAGGTCCACAGTATGATGCGTGGCTGGGGTATCACTCCGAATTGCCAGAAGCGAATGGACTTGTCCAAAAGACGGCCCCTACATGGAGCAAACTGATACTGGTGGAAGAGAACCATGGAGTGATCACAACAGCTCTGACCGAACTTTCACGGGGACTGGAGAGGTTATATGGCGTGAAACCGTCGGTCAGTCATCTGGCTGATGCTCAGGAAAGTGAACGGGACAATCACGCTTCCGCTCCCGCAATACGAATCGGCACTTGGACAGGGAGCAATTCCGTGGCTGGGTTGTTCAGCGAGACAGAGCGTTCAACTGTACAAGGGGAAGGGTACATCATTCGTGAGAACGAGACCGAAGGTGTACTGGTCATTGGATCAGAGACCCCCCAAGGTGTGCTGTATGGTGCATTCCATCTGCTGCGAGAGCTGACAATGGATCAAGGAAGTGCACATGAGGCGGATGAAGCTGTGAATAAGTGGAGCTTCATTACAGAGCAGCCAACCAATGCGCTACGGATGATTAATCAGTGGGATAACGTGGACGGCAGCATTGAGCGTGGGTACGCAGGAGAATCCATTTTCTATGATAACGGGGAATTCACGCTGGACTTGGGACGCATCCGGGATTACGCACGTTTGCTCGCTTCCACGGGAATCAATGCTATATCGATCAACAACGTCAATGTACACCGCCGTGAGAGTCTGTTTCTGACAGAACGTTATCTTAGTGATGTGGCGAAGGTTGCCGCTGAATTCAGAGCGTATGGCATTCGATTGTTCCTGAGCGCCAACTACGCAAGTCCAATTGAGATTGGTGGTTTGCGTACGGCTGATCCGCTGGATGCGCAGGTACGGGAATGGTGGAACATTCAAACGGCCAAGGTGTACGCAGCGATTCCGGATTTTGGCGGTTACCTGATCAAGGCAGACTCCGAGAATCGTCCGGGACCATTCACGTATAACCGTGATCATGCCGATGGTGCGAACATGCTGGCTGAAGCCCTTCGGCCATTCGGTGGATTGGTCATCTGGCGTTGCTTTGTCTATAACTGCAAGCAGGACTGGCGGGATCGTTCCACTGACCGTGCACGTGCAGCCTATGACCACTTTACGCCGCTGGACGGGCGTTTTGCCGACAATGTCATTTTGCAGATCAAAAACGGGCCGATGGACTTTCAGGTGAGAGAGGCGGTATCCCCGCTGTTCGGTGCCATGGAAAATACAAATCAGGTGATTGAATTTCAGATTACACAGGAGTATACGGGGCAACAACGTCATCTCTGTTATCTGGTTCCCCAGTGGAAAGAAGTATTGGACTTTGACACATACGCCAAAGGCGAAGGTTCAGAGATCAAGCGAATCGCGGACGGTTCTCTGTATAAACGACCATGCAGTGGCTTCGCCGCAGTATCCAATATTGGTGCAGATGCCTGTTGGACAGGACATCCACTCGCGCAGGCGAATCTATATGGATACGGAAGACTTGCGTGGAATCCGGAGCTGACCGCGGAAGAGATTGCCGATGAGTGGGTGAGACTCACATTTGGACATGAAGACGAAGTTGTGCGGCAGGTTACGGGCATGCTTTTGACTTCACTAGATATCTATGAGAATTATACGGCGCCTCTCGGTGTGGGTTGGATGGTTAATCCGGAACATCACTATGGGCCGAATGTAGATGGATACGAGTATTCCAAATGGGGAACGTATCACTTTGCCGATTGTCATGGCATTGGTGTAGATCGAACCGTGAACAGCGGTACAGGATATACTTCACAGTATCACCCTGAGAATGCTGATCGTTATGAGTCCGTTGACACCTGTCCGGATGAGTTGATCTTATTTTTCCATCACGTGCCGTACACCCATGTTCTGCATTCGGGTAAAACGGTCATTCAGCATATTTATGATACACACTTTGAAGGTGTTGCGCAGGCAGAGGCGTTAGCCGAGACATGGAGAGGGCTGGAGGGTAAAATCGACCCGGTCATTTTCAGTAAAGTTGCTTCATTACAGGACAACCAGGCCGAACATGCGAAGGAATGGCGGGACATGATCAATACGTACTTCTATCGCAAGAGCGGCATTGCGGATGAACAAGGTCGAACTATCTATTGA